TTGAGCAATTGCTTCAACTCCAGGAGTACTGTTAGTATCAGATCCTAATGAGGTTGTGGCGGACGGCACTTCGTGTctactcggtttaggcatgagcgtcgcgtatcatgcggctaatccatgttggaatgttagactaagtgagttgtgctgtgaccacacacgctgttttctgtgggtctgttcaagttggccgaccccggttcgcgagatcggatgcgcccgacccttcgaggcagttctccgcctcgcccgacccctttttggtgtggatcgttgccgaccccttttctcgggatgatcgcctagcccgaccccttggcttaagttcagaaaaaaaaaattccaggagtctgggtatggatcgcccgaagttgagtacaaggctaagataaacgCTAACTAACATGACAATGAGAAGAGTGTACCTcccttatgaggacgtgtgttgcattatcagcaagagttgcatcggagaatttaacttatgcattgccatctgttggagtacttctaagattatgaatttaatggaacgttaactcttgcagatggcgcatcgcactagatctggttctgtgcccggcagcagcgagcaaagacaagatcttcccccacccccacccccgtctccactagaggcaatcttagcggctcagaccgagctgctgagacatctggtacaagggcaacaacagcagccgccccatggtggaagggctcagcagcaacctcatgttgctcggtctgaagactttttggggacgcagcccccattgttccagaagacccaagacccgctcgatgcagacgcctgggttcacaccatcgaatccaagtttgagcttctcaccgcccagtgccccgatcacaacaaggcccggtttgcagccCAGCAGTTACGTGGTTCCGCtcggctatggtgggatcactaccacgctaTGTTACCGGCTGACCATGTcatcagctggaatgagttcaagactgcGTTCAGAGCGCACCACATTCCGGAGGATCTCctagagcgcaagctcaatgaattcctAGCTCTTCACCAAGGAAACCGAGACGTGTTACACTACGCTcaggccttcaacgacctgtgtcgtTATGCcggatatcacgcggacaccgacgagaagaagaaggacaggttccgcagagggctGAGCTTGGAGTtcagagaaaggttaaacccgatacGGGTGGATAcatacaatgagttggtcaacctggccatctcccaacaggactgcatgaaggctctggcagccgagaggaagaggaaagccccactgccaacgcccagcccacccGCGCAGCGTTTCAGACTGGTTCCaccccaggcgcccagccgaccccagcagtcgggaaggtggattgcccgacccccaccagcagcagggccccgttttcctggtttccaaccacaggcgcctcGGCCAAGCCTGCCGCCATCCCCACGCcctgcaactggtaaccgctgttttgcctgcggcgatgtgggacattttgccaaggactaccccagaaatcagagcccgcgcccagggcagagcaatgcaacGCCCAACAAAGGaaagaggcccaaggtgcaagttcgccaaggacgactgaacttcacccacgcagcagagcttcccgaaggtgcgccaataatgacgggtacctttctgattcacagcTTTTCAACTTTGGTTTTGTTATATTcgggagcttcacatagttttatcgggagaaagacccgtgacaagtgtgggttacaagaatgccaaaccagagggtcttttagaatatccaccccgggtggaatgatcacatctgataggatgagtgttaatgtgcctattcagctaggccaaaaccttcttaaggagaatcttatcatccttgacctggatagaatagatatcattcttggaatggattggatgacccggcaccaagtggttctagacccagccgcccgaaccctccacatcaactcgcccttttatggcagttctaccctgttcTTGAACCCTCCTAAATCCGCACTcccctgtgcgtaccctctatcgcaaGCCCGAATAGAGAGCCTCCTtgtttgttgggatacgaggtaggctacactagcgcaattcaaaaaatctaccgcgtataaccaggaagaactgccgtataaggatcacgggattaccactcgacgcactactggtgcggaagatgtagatatgcgtcgatgcagtgaagacgatcacgtagtcgtacgtagtcgatcaacgtagtcgtacgtagtcgatcacgtccagcagctcctcagcagctcgtccacgtgcagcaagatcgcctctggtaccgcggctcgtcggcggcggctcgtcggcggcggctcgtccaagtgctgcaggcacaacacctccaaggtatccacacgtgcagggaggaagcgtcgcaagccggactgctagatccgcgagttgcaacaggcgagggcgtgggaggcgcggcaggtgtgttttgccaaaaggtgtaaaccctagggcgcccccacccctctatttatagaggttcctgacgggcctctggatctgaggcccattagtacttctaaacctaatccaactcggatctgatccgaattgggcttccagccccttaagtgtgtgaccctatgggttcggatacgtatagacatggcccgagtactcctactcggcccaatagtcggtagcggcctctagcaagacgtgccaactcctatacgcacacgaagatcatatcagacgaaccatcacaacataatatacatgctattccctttgcctcacgatatttggtctagcttcaagccgaccgctctttctcgatcctgtgattcggaatccctttgtaggttaactcttaaccgtacgtagcatggccatgcattttcggatccgatcactcgaggggcccagagatatcactctcaatcagagaggggcaaatcccatcttgattgaccatgtctcatagcatgcttcttgacaaacccgaaagctacctttataactaccctgttacggcgtagcgtttgatagcccctaagtaggtcgatccacatctagaatacatgcgacaatctcaggtctaaggacaaagcgtatatgttgtttaaagagagaactacttctcgtgttgggtcagtcgtagcacatgtctccacatgtgtccacattattagttcaatatctccatgtccatgacttgtgaaacatagtcatcaactaatacatgtgctagtctaatagtcatgtgtgtcctcacatgaactccgactagggacaactttagaataaccatacaagtaaagagtttcacatacaattcacataattgcaaatcaattcaagtagccttcaatggatattcaatgaacacaacatacaaatcatggatacaaatggaatatcatcatctctatgattgcctctagggcatacctccaacagtctcccacttgcactagagtcaatctagaaggtacctaatacccatagctcttatatgcgcatcatgcttagcctgcgggaggggttttgtcaacggatcagaaatgttcagatccgtgtgtattttgcatatcttgatctcaccccggttaacaaagtctcgaatgagatgaaatcgccgcattacgtgtttgttcttctggtggttccttggctcctttgcttgcgcaattgccccattgttatcacagtagagattcaatgggctggacgcattcgggaacacaccaagctcaatgaggaaattccttatccaaacaccttccttcgcggcttccgaagctgcgatgtactcggcttctgtcgtagaatcagccaccgtctcctgcttggaattcttccaactaacagcaccaccatttagcgtgaacacaaatcctgattgtgactttgaatcatctctgtcggtttggaaactagcatcggtgtaacctgttacaatgagctcctcctcacctccatagacgaggaacatatctttagtccttctcaagtacttaagaatgtttttcaccgctgtccagtgactctcacctggatcagattggtgtctgcttgtcatacttagcgcatatgaaacatctgggcgagtacttatcattgcatacatgatagatccaatagctgaggcatatggcactctactcatgcgatcccgctcatcagcattcgaaggacactgagtcttgctgagatgtatgccatgtgacataggcaagaaccctttctttgcctcttccatgctgaaccgcttcaacactttgtcgatgtaagtatcttggcttaaacctataagccttctcgatctatctctatagatcttaatgcccagaatatatgccgcttcccctaagtccttcatcgaaaaactatttttcagtgaagtctttacggactcaagcataggaatgttatttccaatcagtaatatgtcatccacatataagattagaaatactacagagctcccactaaccttcttgtaaacacaagactcttcttcgttcttggtgaagtcaaaccctttgaccacttcatcaaaacgaatgttccaactcctagatgcttgcttcaatccataaatggatctctgaagcttgcatacctttccagcattttttggatcgacaaaaccctcgggctgtatcatatacacgtcctcagctaggtttccattcaggaaagctgtcttgacatccatctgccatatctcataatcaaaatatgcagctatagctagaataatccgaatggacttaagcatcactacgggcgagaaggtctcatcgtagtcaactccttgaacttgtcgaaaaccttttgcgacaagtcatgctttatagatgtgaacatttccatccatgtcctttttcttcttatagatccacttgcactctatggctttaacaccatcaggcgggtcaaccaaatTCCAAACTTgtttgtctcccatggactctatttcggattgcatggcattctgccatttttcggagtctgggtccatcattgcttctgcatatgtcgcaggctcatcattgtccaacaataatatttcccgcatttcgcggagccttgccgaccttcgtggttgtggcggtgcttctcttgccatgggtatctcaacttgttctgctacgttagcatcacttattgattcttgcccgatcggctcatcttgaacttcttcaagatgcactgtctttccactcttttctcctttgagaaactctttctctaggaaaaccgcgttccgagcgacaaacactttgccttctgatcggttgtagaaataatatcccaaagtttcctttggatatcccacgaaaa
Above is a genomic segment from Setaria viridis chromosome 4, Setaria_viridis_v4.0, whole genome shotgun sequence containing:
- the LOC140222612 gene encoding uncharacterized protein produces the protein MAHRTRSGSVPGSSEQRQDLPPPPPPSPLEAILAAQTELLRHLVQGQQQQPPHGGRAQQQPHVARSEDFLGTQPPLFQKTQDPLDADAWVHTIESKFELLTAQCPDHNKARFAAQQLRGSARLWWDHYHAMLPADHVISWNEFKTAFRAHHIPEDLLERKLNEFLALHQGNRDVLHYAQAFNDLCRYAGYHADTDEKKKDRFRRGLSLEFRERLNPIRVDTYNELVNLAISQQDCMKALAAERKRKAPLPTPSPPAQRFRLVPPQAPSRPQQSGRWIARPPPAAGPRFPGFQPQAPRPSLPPSPRPATGNRCFACGDVGHFAKDYPRNQSPRPGQSNATPNKGKRPKVQVRQGRLNFTHAAELPEGAPIMTVKT